A section of the Terriglobia bacterium genome encodes:
- a CDS encoding 2Fe-2S iron-sulfur cluster binding domain-containing protein — MNTQSEPLFDAFLNQHDEEAWSEVVSALLPSIHPVDKTATQIWFRFFPLSLHQAMQQAENPGELAKRLLLAGRNELKDQIDSSHAFFYGHRYWPQVKKAVEGFAEDSRPPESLELAAQIIDVARDVSLRVKVHESFLIGITAVAFMTLQQVGMDAFRAAPGAVQIGPRHLKRKPGKILKARARDDSQGLFGFLRGEAKEYTVTFNENDKGAKFKLISSQQITTAAANDKRDYRSLDPRCVPDEGPIPVECRAATCGSCWVGILAGAEKLSAVGPRESKQIREFGYIDSDEPKPLIRLACQAQAYGAVSIVIPPWNGVFGKYLRAKKRDTSDTQEASNR, encoded by the coding sequence ATGAACACACAGAGCGAACCCTTGTTTGATGCCTTCTTGAATCAACATGATGAAGAGGCGTGGTCTGAGGTTGTTTCCGCGCTTCTACCTTCAATTCACCCTGTCGACAAAACCGCCACCCAGATCTGGTTCAGGTTTTTTCCGCTCTCGCTGCATCAAGCTATGCAACAGGCAGAGAACCCCGGCGAATTGGCCAAGAGGCTTTTGTTGGCGGGGCGGAATGAATTGAAAGACCAGATCGATTCGTCCCATGCATTCTTTTATGGCCACCGATACTGGCCACAGGTGAAGAAGGCAGTGGAAGGCTTTGCCGAGGACAGCAGACCCCCCGAGAGCCTGGAACTGGCGGCCCAGATCATCGATGTCGCGCGAGATGTTTCGCTACGCGTCAAGGTCCACGAATCTTTCCTCATCGGGATCACCGCGGTCGCTTTCATGACCTTGCAGCAAGTGGGCATGGACGCCTTCCGTGCCGCGCCCGGAGCGGTCCAGATCGGCCCGAGGCATCTCAAAAGGAAACCGGGGAAGATTCTAAAGGCGCGGGCGCGGGATGATTCCCAGGGCTTGTTCGGTTTTCTCCGCGGTGAGGCAAAAGAGTATACCGTCACGTTCAACGAAAACGACAAAGGCGCGAAGTTCAAATTGATTTCCTCTCAGCAGATTACCACGGCGGCAGCCAACGACAAGAGGGACTATCGATCGCTCGATCCCCGCTGTGTTCCCGATGAAGGTCCAATCCCGGTCGAGTGCCGTGCCGCGACCTGTGGATCATGCTGGGTCGGAATCCTCGCGGGGGCGGAAAAACTCTCTGCGGTCGGTCCCCGGGAATCAAAACAGATCAGAGAATTCGGATACATTGATAGCGATGAGCCGAAGCCCCTCATCCGCCTGGCCTGCCAGGCCCAGGCTTACGGCGCAGTGTCCATTGTGATTCCGCCCTGGAATGGTGTTTTCGGCAAATACCTTCGCGCTAAAAAGAGGGACACCTCCGATACCCAGGAAGCTTCCAACCGATAA
- a CDS encoding DinB family protein, with amino-acid sequence MTETSRIDDQLRRAFEGDAWHGPALKEILSEVTAQKAAIKPIRGLHSIWEIVLHLSAWMQVVRRRLEGEVVADLPPEEDWPAVRDTGKQAWTKCLEDLEGSYQGLRQKISQLEDARLEETVAGKGYTVYVMLHGAVQHNLYHAGQIALLKKAR; translated from the coding sequence ATGACTGAGACATCGAGGATTGACGATCAATTAAGACGGGCGTTTGAAGGGGATGCCTGGCACGGGCCGGCGCTCAAAGAAATCCTTTCGGAAGTCACCGCCCAAAAGGCGGCCATCAAACCTATTCGCGGATTGCACAGCATCTGGGAAATCGTGCTGCATCTATCCGCCTGGATGCAGGTCGTACGGCGGCGGCTTGAAGGCGAGGTCGTCGCCGATCTGCCGCCTGAGGAGGACTGGCCGGCGGTCCGGGATACCGGCAAACAGGCATGGACCAAGTGTCTCGAAGATCTGGAGGGCAGTTACCAGGGCTTGCGCCAGAAAATCTCCCAATTGGAGGACGCGCGGCTTGAGGAAACAGTGGCTGGAAAGGGGTACACCGTCTATGTTATGCTTCACGGTGCCGTCCAACATAACCTTTATCACGCGGGGCAGATTGCCCTGTTGAAGAAAGCGCGCTGA